A single region of the Fimbriimonadaceae bacterium genome encodes:
- a CDS encoding DUF1449 family protein, with translation MVGEFFRAPENTAFVIALAVLAALSILAVLATFLGFVGHGHDLDHDFDHGVDFDHGLNVDHGLDVDHGVEVGHDVHIDHGAEVAHDPGLDRDLHVDWGHGSFAANLFEFLGITAIPASIFVVISSGSFFVTGFSIQWLAISTTGAFLPGWIAIMPATVVTVFICRTIGKVFARAKLKLDTTAIHSNTFQGRIATVTQGTAKSGLPAQAKFVDQFGQTHYVLVEPLHSTETFSEGAAVALMERQGPKFFVVSGKLEDILAMDSQSESHEAIENK, from the coding sequence ATGGTTGGCGAATTTTTTAGAGCACCGGAAAACACGGCGTTCGTGATCGCGCTAGCTGTACTCGCCGCCTTGTCGATCCTTGCCGTGCTGGCTACCTTCTTAGGCTTTGTCGGACACGGGCACGATCTTGATCATGACTTCGATCACGGAGTGGACTTCGACCATGGCCTAAATGTAGACCACGGGCTTGACGTCGATCACGGCGTTGAAGTCGGCCACGACGTCCACATCGATCATGGCGCCGAGGTTGCCCACGATCCCGGTCTGGACCGCGACCTCCACGTGGACTGGGGTCACGGGAGTTTCGCCGCGAACCTGTTTGAATTCCTCGGGATCACTGCTATTCCGGCGAGCATCTTCGTAGTCATCAGTTCAGGCAGTTTTTTCGTAACTGGCTTTAGCATCCAGTGGCTCGCGATCAGCACTACCGGGGCATTCTTGCCAGGCTGGATAGCGATCATGCCCGCGACCGTGGTGACTGTCTTTATCTGCCGAACTATTGGCAAGGTGTTCGCACGCGCCAAGCTGAAGCTTGATACGACAGCGATCCACAGCAACACTTTTCAAGGCCGCATCGCCACCGTTACGCAAGGAACCGCAAAAAGTGGTTTGCCAGCTCAGGCCAAATTCGTCGATCAGTTTGGACAAACCCACTATGTGTTGGTGGAGCCTCTGCATTCGACAGAAACATTTTCCGAAGGGGCGGCTGTCGCGCTTATGGAGCGACAAGGCCCGAAGTTTTTCGTAGTAAGCGGAAAACTTGAGGACATTCTTGCTATGGACAGCCAGTCAGAGTCGCATGAAGCGATAGAAAATAAATGA
- a CDS encoding YHYH protein yields the protein MEIHKVSWKLITCCFAATSGLVFAAALALHSSTAHSHDSAGGLGSFTHSHDGSTHAHTEAEEQALAQSRVKIEVKDGVRYIDSNGIPNHSTGAFPNRGNPNRITEQNYRFQVTADPKPAASLTPLQHQPFGIAINGVVFDPGTAEFWNGDPQWNYEALSGKINLGVDLNKAHVQPTGAYHYHGVPTGLMNNLDGSHKMALLGYAADGYPIYGPYSYSDPMDDKSPLIEMKSSYRLKKGQRAGGPGGTHDGTFTADYEFVKGSGQLDECNGRFGITPEYPKGTYYYVLTYEFPNIPRQFKGTPDKSFERRGPGGEPPPRRGGPPPPEKS from the coding sequence ATGGAAATCCATAAAGTCTCCTGGAAGTTGATCACGTGCTGCTTTGCTGCTACGTCGGGGTTGGTCTTTGCTGCTGCCTTAGCTTTGCACTCAAGTACGGCACACTCGCATGATTCGGCTGGCGGTCTTGGCTCCTTCACACACTCGCACGACGGTTCGACTCATGCTCATACGGAGGCCGAGGAGCAAGCGCTTGCGCAGAGTCGCGTCAAGATTGAAGTCAAGGATGGAGTACGTTACATCGACTCAAACGGCATTCCGAATCACTCGACCGGCGCTTTCCCTAACCGGGGAAATCCAAATAGAATCACCGAGCAAAACTATCGCTTTCAGGTAACTGCCGATCCTAAGCCTGCGGCTAGCCTGACACCTCTGCAGCATCAGCCGTTTGGTATTGCCATCAATGGGGTTGTCTTTGACCCCGGGACGGCTGAGTTTTGGAATGGCGACCCTCAATGGAATTATGAAGCCCTTTCAGGAAAGATAAACCTTGGCGTCGATCTGAATAAAGCCCACGTTCAACCCACGGGCGCTTACCACTATCATGGGGTGCCGACTGGTCTGATGAACAATCTCGACGGCTCGCACAAGATGGCGTTGCTTGGCTATGCAGCAGATGGCTATCCGATTTACGGACCGTACAGCTACAGCGACCCGATGGATGATAAGAGTCCGCTGATCGAGATGAAATCGAGTTATCGGCTCAAGAAGGGCCAGAGGGCAGGCGGCCCTGGTGGGACTCACGACGGCACTTTCACGGCGGATTACGAGTTTGTGAAAGGCAGCGGGCAGCTTGACGAGTGTAACGGCAGATTCGGTATCACACCTGAGTATCCGAAGGGAACGTACTACTACGTGCTGACCTACGAGTTTCCCAACATTCCGCGACAATTCAAGGGCACGCCGGATAAGAGCTTCGAGCGGCGAGGACCAGGCGGCGAGCCACCGCCACGCCGAGGTGGCCCCCCGCCGCCCGAGAAGTCCTAA
- a CDS encoding DUF4349 domain-containing protein — MNRVLEWIFLVAVAVVLIGCSAGEARDSAKNTSTSMESASYDDAEAPQAAKLASQPIANNELRSAVQPKRAVIRNGSLSVRVPDVEKAEKEVESYVMRLGGFVSSSESTDLSSTAPLMTMKLRVPVDSFDKAMEFFEGQGARLEKKISGEDVTSKLVDFDARLKIMLAQEDSFRNMLSESNNSQEALDLQSRLMNLRAEIESLTAQRRTLGELASLSTIDLTLVSETRTIAQTTDQGWVQESWNQATTALGAALRVVGTFLLFALVFAPFWAPVAYLVWKRSAKAKTKPTFDM, encoded by the coding sequence ATGAATAGAGTTCTGGAATGGATCTTCTTGGTTGCCGTTGCTGTCGTCTTGATCGGATGCAGCGCTGGCGAAGCAAGAGATAGCGCAAAAAATACATCCACGAGCATGGAGTCTGCTAGTTACGATGATGCAGAAGCTCCACAGGCGGCGAAACTCGCCAGCCAACCAATCGCCAACAACGAACTTCGATCAGCCGTCCAACCCAAACGTGCGGTCATTCGCAATGGAAGCCTGAGCGTACGGGTCCCAGACGTTGAAAAAGCCGAGAAAGAGGTTGAAAGCTATGTGATGAGGCTTGGAGGTTTTGTCAGCTCAAGTGAATCGACCGATCTCAGCTCGACAGCGCCGTTGATGACGATGAAGCTCCGTGTTCCCGTCGACTCATTTGACAAAGCGATGGAGTTTTTCGAGGGCCAAGGGGCACGGCTTGAGAAGAAGATCAGTGGTGAGGATGTGACCTCCAAACTGGTCGATTTTGATGCCAGGCTCAAAATCATGCTGGCACAGGAAGACTCATTCCGAAACATGCTCAGCGAGTCAAACAACTCACAGGAGGCGCTCGATTTGCAGAGTCGCCTCATGAACTTGCGAGCAGAAATCGAAAGCCTGACAGCTCAGCGACGAACGCTCGGGGAGTTGGCTTCCCTCTCGACGATCGATCTCACACTTGTGAGTGAGACACGCACTATCGCGCAAACTACCGACCAAGGTTGGGTCCAAGAAAGCTGGAATCAAGCAACGACCGCACTTGGCGCAGCCCTCCGCGTGGTCGGCACCTTCCTACTCTTCGCGCTCGTCTTTGCACCGTTCTGGGCACCTGTGGCTTACCTCGTCTGGAAACGATCCGCAAAGGCAAAGACTAAACCCACGTTCGACATGTGA